Proteins encoded in a region of the Bacillota bacterium genome:
- a CDS encoding HsdR family type I site-specific deoxyribonuclease — protein sequence MCDYKTIAESNNFIVLDKYTKIDQQGASYQTEADLERELIQDLVNQGYEHVKGLNTTEKMLANIREQLQALNNVQFSDAEWLRFCEQFLDKPSDNHIDKTRKIHNDYIYDFVFDDGHIQNIYLVDKKNIAKNKVQVISQFEQTGTHSNRYDVTILVNGLPLVQVELKKRGIAIREAFNQIHRYSKESLNSENSLFKYLQIFVISNGTDSRYFANTTKRDKNSFDFTMNWAKADNTLIKDLKDFTATFFQKNTLLNVLLKYSVFDVSDNLLVMRPYQIAATERILCKIKSSYLAKKWRTTESGGYIWHTTGSGKTLTSFKAARLATELDFIDKVFFVVDRKDLDYQTMKEYQRFSPDCVNGSESTAGLKRNIEKDDNKIIVTTIQKLNNLIKSETELAIYDKQVIFIFD from the coding sequence ATGTGTGATTATAAAACCATTGCAGAATCAAACAACTTCATAGTATTAGATAAATATACAAAGATAGACCAGCAAGGAGCTAGCTATCAAACAGAAGCCGATTTAGAAAGAGAACTGATTCAAGATCTAGTAAATCAAGGCTATGAACATGTAAAAGGTTTAAATACTACTGAAAAAATGCTTGCTAATATACGCGAACAACTGCAAGCCCTCAATAATGTTCAATTTTCAGATGCTGAATGGCTGAGGTTTTGTGAACAGTTTTTAGATAAACCTAGTGATAACCATATTGATAAAACTCGCAAAATTCATAATGATTATATTTATGACTTTGTCTTTGATGATGGACATATTCAAAACATTTACCTTGTAGACAAAAAGAATATTGCAAAAAATAAAGTGCAGGTAATTTCCCAATTTGAACAAACAGGAACTCACTCTAATAGATATGATGTTACAATTTTAGTCAATGGCTTACCTTTAGTACAAGTGGAGCTTAAAAAGCGTGGAATTGCTATTCGTGAAGCCTTTAATCAGATTCATAGATATAGTAAAGAAAGTCTTAATTCAGAAAACTCCCTATTTAAATATTTACAGATTTTTGTAATTTCAAATGGTACAGATAGCCGTTATTTTGCTAATACTACTAAACGTGATAAGAACAGTTTTGATTTTACTATGAATTGGGCAAAAGCGGATAATACCCTGATTAAAGATTTAAAAGACTTCACTGCTACATTTTTTCAGAAAAACACTTTATTGAATGTACTATTGAAATATTCAGTTTTTGATGTGAGTGATAACCTGCTGGTTATGCGTCCTTATCAAATTGCCGCCACTGAAAGAATTTTGTGTAAAATTAAAAGTTCGTACCTAGCAAAAAAATGGAGAACTACTGAAAGTGGAGGATATATTTGGCACACAACAGGTTCGGGGAAAACTCTTACTAGTTTTAAAGCTGCTCGTTTGGCTACTGAACTGGATTTTATAGATAAAGTATTTTTTGTTGTAGATAGGAAAGACCTAGATTATCAGACTATGAAAGAGTATCAGCGTTTTTCGCCTGATTGTGTTAATGGTTCAGAAAGTACAGCAGGGTTAAAGCGTAACATTGAAAAAGATGATAATAAAATTATTGTTACAACGATTCAAAAACTGAATAACCTTATTAAAAGCGAAACAGAATTAGCTATATATGATAAGCAAGTGATATTTATTTTTGAT